From the Candidatus Aminicenantes bacterium genome, the window GCCGGACTGAGACAGAAGACATTTATTTCGTTTCCAACAGCAGCCCAAACGCCCAGCGGATCACATGCACCTTCAGGGTCGGCTCGAGCAGGGTTCCCGAATTGTGGGATTCGGAAACAGGCCTGATCCAACGGAAGGTCAGCTATGAAAAATCGGGCGTCGGGATCCGCATGGAATTGATGATGGATCCTTTGGCCTCCCGATTCGTCGTTTTTAGGGACAGGTCGTCGGGGAAGAACGATCCGGGGATCGGCGCAGATCTGCAGTTTGGATTTTCGGGCAGCGCCCATGAAGTCGCCAAGATCGATATCACCAATAACTGGAAGGTCCGTTTCAATCCCGGAATGGGTGGCCCCGCGACCTATCAGATGGATCGGCTTACCAGCTGGCCGGATATCGATTCAGCCGGCGTAAAATACTACTCTGGGGCCGCAACCTATAGCAGGGAATTTTGGGTTACCGAGGAGACGCTCGCAGAAACGCCGGTTGTTTACGTTGCTTTCGGGGACATTCAGGAAACAGCCAGGGTCATCATCAATGGATATGATGCCGGGATTATCTGGACCCCGCCCTACCGGGCCAACATGACCGGGCACCTCAAACCGGGAAGCAATGAAATCAAGGTTGAGGTCATCAATACCTGGAACAACCGGATCGTGGGGGATCTAAGAAATCCAGACAAGCCCGCCTATGCCAGAACAAATGTGAAAAACAAGTTCAATGAAAAAAGCGCCTTGCTGCTGTCGGGTTTGATTGGAAAGGCCGAGATAATCTTTTTAGCTCCTCGCCCCAAGTAAAATATGTGGTTGAACTCCGTTCTTTTGTACAAGGACCGGGCCGAAGGTCCGCCTCGGCTTGGCATTCCTGAAGGCCTGAGGGCGCGTTGATGGGAGGGCAGAATCGCCGTCTCCTTTCCAGGGTGGCGTCCGCCGTTTACGATCGGATCGACAACGCCGTTTACAATACCGAAAGCGAGACTTGGTGGCAGCCCGACTCGGCTTTTCACCAGATGAAGCATGTATTCAATCCCGCCCGGGTGGGCTATGCCAAGAGGAAATTATTCGGAGACCTTAAAATCAATCCTTCCGGGAAGCAGGCCTTGGAGATCGGGTGCGGAGGGGGGATTTTAAGCGAAGAGATCGCCCGCATGGGGTTCGATACCACGGGGATCGATCCTTCAGAACCCTCCCTGCGCGCGGCGGCCGATCATGCCCGATCCGGGGGGTTGAATATTCGATATTTGAAAGGGGTGGGCGAATCGCTCCCCTTCCCCGACGGCTCCTTTGACGCGGTGTTTTGCTGCGACGTTCTGGAACACGTCCGGGATTTGCCGAAGGTCGTTTCCGAAATCTCGCGGGTTTTAAAAACGGGCGGGGTGTTTATTTATGACACCTTCAACCGCACCCTGATCAGCAAGCTGGTGGCCATTAAAATAGGCCAGGAATGGAAGCCCTGGGCGTTCATGCCGGCCGATCTTCACGTCTGGAAGATGTTCATTAAACCGCGCGAACTCAAGTCGCTCCTCCCAATGAACCATCTCCGGTGGATGGAGCATCAGGGACTGAAGCCGGACAATTCCATTCTCCGGATTCAACGCTTTTTGCGCCAAAGGGCCGGCGGTAGAATGTCGTATCGAGAGCTGGGCGAAAACATCCGGATGGTCGAAGGCCGCAGCCGGGCGGTGATGTACATGGGCTATGCCGTCAAAAGCTCCTGAAGCGCCCTTCCGGCGTCGGCCGCCTCAGAGCCCCGGGGAAAACAATTTCTTGCCCCATTGGACCTGGGAGGCGAAGTCCATGCAGCGCTCGAATATTTCGTAAGTGAATTCCGGCGGCTGGATTCCGCCGCTGGCGGCATCCGTATGCGTTCGTTGGAAGACCCGAGTGTCGGAGAAATAGGGCCGGTAAGGCTCTATCAAGCCATCGAACAGCTCTTCCGCGGCATTGCGCGGGACAAGATCACCGGCCCGGCCGTAAGCGATCTCCAGGCCCCGGACGTTCATGAATCGTTCGGTGTAGGCGGCCAGAGTTTTCGGGCTCATCGGAGAGGAATTCGTCAGATGAAAAACGCCCCCGTCCGGGCTGTCCTCAATGAGGGCCATGGTCGTGGCCACAAAGTAATCCACGGGAATGAGGTTGATCGAGCCCTTCCGCGGCAAAACCATCCTCAGCGGCAAATTGAGCCGGCCCTGGGGATCGAGCGATATTCCGACTTCCCGCGCTCTTTTGCCTTCATGGAGACGGATGTCGTTCAGATAGATCTCCTTGATATGCTGGAGCGATTTGATGGGAAAATAGAGCGCGTTGAATTTGAGCGAACGGCCCGTCCGTGAATCTCCGTAGACGATGGACGGCCGGTTGATGGTCAGAGGGATCGAATTCAGGGCGCAATGGGCGGCGATGATCTTTTCGGCCCGGGCCTTGCTTTCCTCATAGACATTGACGAACACGGAAGCTTCGGGGAGTGTTTCCCGGCAGAGGGTATCGTCGGCGCCGGCCACATATGCGGTGCTGATATAGTGGAAATTCGTCGCCCGGCTGCGGGCCGCCATCTCCAGGATGCCCTGCAAACCGTTCACGTTGGCCTCAAAAACGAGGTCCCGTTTGCGTTCCGAAAAATTCGTATCGGATGCGCAGTGGATGATCTGATCGGTCCTGGCGCAGAGCTCCCGGTATTGCGGCTCCGGAATTCCGAGCAGGGGTTTGCTGAAGTCAATGTCCATCGTCTCCGGCCGGTCGACGGACTCGTCCATCCCGAACCATCCTAAAAGCCTGGTGATTCTTTGCCCCAGGGTTTCGGATTTCGCGGACCGGCCGAGAATGATGACGGTATATCCCTTTCGGAGCAGCGCGGCCATGATGTGGCTTCCTAAAAAGCCGGTGGCCCCGGTGAGGGCGATGATGGGTTTGTCTTTTCCCGGCATAAAGCGCCTTCTTCAGCCGATCAGGAATACAAG encodes:
- the ubiG gene encoding bifunctional 2-polyprenyl-6-hydroxyphenol methylase/3-demethylubiquinol 3-O-methyltransferase UbiG; protein product: MGGQNRRLLSRVASAVYDRIDNAVYNTESETWWQPDSAFHQMKHVFNPARVGYAKRKLFGDLKINPSGKQALEIGCGGGILSEEIARMGFDTTGIDPSEPSLRAAADHARSGGLNIRYLKGVGESLPFPDGSFDAVFCCDVLEHVRDLPKVVSEISRVLKTGGVFIYDTFNRTLISKLVAIKIGQEWKPWAFMPADLHVWKMFIKPRELKSLLPMNHLRWMEHQGLKPDNSILRIQRFLRQRAGGRMSYRELGENIRMVEGRSRAVMYMGYAVKSS
- a CDS encoding SDR family oxidoreductase, whose amino-acid sequence is MPGKDKPIIALTGATGFLGSHIMAALLRKGYTVIILGRSAKSETLGQRITRLLGWFGMDESVDRPETMDIDFSKPLLGIPEPQYRELCARTDQIIHCASDTNFSERKRDLVFEANVNGLQGILEMAARSRATNFHYISTAYVAGADDTLCRETLPEASVFVNVYEESKARAEKIIAAHCALNSIPLTINRPSIVYGDSRTGRSLKFNALYFPIKSLQHIKEIYLNDIRLHEGKRAREVGISLDPQGRLNLPLRMVLPRKGSINLIPVDYFVATTMALIEDSPDGGVFHLTNSSPMSPKTLAAYTERFMNVRGLEIAYGRAGDLVPRNAAEELFDGLIEPYRPYFSDTRVFQRTHTDAASGGIQPPEFTYEIFERCMDFASQVQWGKKLFSPGL